The following coding sequences are from one Hymenobacter sp. DG25A window:
- a CDS encoding septal ring lytic transglycosylase RlpA family protein: MKLLYRMDVSGLMMALLCLLLSAPLSTAWAHTETIEETPTGKTAAKKTVLRGRASWYGREHQGLRTSSGERFDRFKYTCAHKTLPFGTRLRVTNPKNGKSVVVRVSDRGPFRHQRILDLAEVAARPLDIVRMGAVSVVAEIVPSDTPLGPTDAPGNLAELTTDPEATTLATVIEPGATEAADAVVIPEPAPTFVIQAGTYGDARNAQAVQAKIQALDNTLPVSIAATTVDGRSLNRVIVGQYASPADAEATRRKLQEWGISGLVRQKENF; the protein is encoded by the coding sequence ATGAAGTTACTCTACCGCATGGATGTCTCGGGCTTGATGATGGCACTGCTTTGTTTGCTGCTGTCTGCCCCGCTCAGCACTGCCTGGGCCCACACAGAAACGATAGAAGAAACCCCAACCGGCAAAACCGCCGCTAAAAAAACCGTGTTGCGGGGCCGGGCCTCCTGGTATGGCCGCGAGCATCAGGGCCTGCGCACCAGCAGCGGCGAGCGGTTTGACCGTTTTAAATATACCTGCGCCCACAAAACGCTGCCCTTCGGCACCCGTTTGCGCGTCACCAATCCAAAAAACGGCAAGTCCGTAGTGGTCCGGGTTTCCGACCGGGGCCCGTTCCGCCACCAGCGCATTCTGGATCTGGCCGAAGTAGCAGCCCGCCCGCTGGATATTGTCCGCATGGGTGCCGTATCCGTGGTAGCGGAAATAGTCCCTTCGGATACCCCCCTCGGCCCCACGGACGCCCCCGGGAACCTGGCCGAACTGACCACCGACCCCGAAGCCACCACGCTGGCCACCGTTATTGAGCCCGGCGCTACCGAAGCCGCCGATGCGGTTGTAATTCCCGAGCCCGCCCCCACCTTCGTTATTCAGGCCGGCACCTATGGCGATGCGCGCAACGCGCAGGCCGTGCAGGCTAAAATTCAGGCCCTCGATAATACCCTGCCCGTGAGCATTGCTGCCACCACGGTAGATGGCCGCTCCCTGAACCGCGTAATTGTAGGCCAGTATGCCTCGCCGGCTGATGCTGAAGCTACCCGCCGCAAGCTGCAGGAGTGGGGTATCAGTGGCCTGGTGCGCCAGAAAGAGAACTTCTAA
- a CDS encoding matrixin family metalloprotease: protein MKLSTLLRPLLVAGLLSTGLLNARAQAPGPEMRCLMQLLPEAERVQQSRLIVEGEVLRSESFWDAAHQRIYTAHRLRIYKVFQGQNTGPELTLLTEGGTVGLNQQRLTNTLTLAPGEQGVFYLAPATFAGTTPTGSWMAYGSEQGFIRYDLASGTAAEPFRQYAAIDQTFYARLEAATGKALRPVQPNQRLQEAAVRRQTAVGRPQAVLISTLTPLRITAGTGQVLTIRGTGFGATRGNGFVEFRNADDGGETLVKPQPTDYVSWTNSEIKVLVPTYGEGGKAAGSGTVRVTTNGQDAGTSVATLTVVYAVSTVQEQNSKDIVRPNHANRNGRGGYTIQPTPGFISRGALPAFARALATWRCNTGVNWEVGDSRTGKIEAEDNVNALGFDASDSQLPARVLGRTTSYYTGCRRPDGQIVFAVKEFDMVFDDAQSWQYGPGLPSATQYDFESVVLHELGHAQQLSHLILPGAVMHYAYGRQQSSRELNPESDIAGGRFVLTTRSFRNLGCGPAAMLPAPLVRVDPQTVLAGQNQVFWTTTAECFVTEFVIERSLDTLTWEPIGRVAATDAGSYSITDATPPAGRPYYRVGVVRPDGIIDYAAPARVRDSALAANNLELFPNPVTDETPNIQFLIETEGQLLLRVYDAVGRLLQTQVLTLQPGLNIVPLRLPPLRAGWHVLRWSDYKGHEGQIPFIRGMN from the coding sequence ATGAAATTATCTACCCTTTTGCGGCCGCTGCTGGTGGCCGGGCTCCTTTCCACCGGCTTACTAAATGCGCGGGCACAGGCCCCCGGGCCGGAGATGCGCTGCCTCATGCAGCTCCTGCCGGAAGCCGAGCGGGTGCAGCAGTCCCGGCTGATTGTGGAAGGTGAAGTGCTGCGCTCAGAAAGCTTCTGGGATGCGGCCCACCAGCGCATTTACACCGCCCACCGCCTTCGTATATATAAGGTGTTTCAGGGGCAGAATACCGGCCCGGAGCTTACCCTACTCACGGAAGGCGGCACCGTTGGCCTGAATCAGCAGCGCCTGACCAACACCCTCACCCTGGCTCCCGGCGAGCAAGGGGTTTTCTACCTCGCCCCGGCCACCTTTGCCGGCACTACCCCCACGGGCAGCTGGATGGCCTATGGCAGTGAGCAGGGCTTCATTCGCTATGATCTGGCCAGCGGTACGGCCGCCGAGCCGTTCCGGCAGTACGCCGCCATCGACCAGACATTTTACGCCCGCCTGGAAGCGGCCACGGGCAAGGCCCTGCGTCCGGTGCAGCCCAATCAGCGCCTGCAGGAAGCGGCGGTGCGTCGCCAAACGGCGGTAGGCCGGCCCCAGGCCGTGCTGATCAGCACGCTCACGCCCTTGCGCATTACCGCGGGCACCGGCCAGGTGCTTACCATTCGGGGTACCGGTTTTGGGGCTACGCGGGGTAATGGCTTTGTGGAGTTCCGCAATGCTGATGATGGCGGCGAGACGCTGGTAAAGCCCCAGCCAACGGATTACGTCAGCTGGACTAACTCGGAAATAAAAGTGCTGGTGCCCACCTACGGTGAGGGCGGCAAGGCGGCCGGTAGTGGTACCGTGCGCGTTACTACCAATGGGCAGGACGCCGGTACCAGTGTAGCCACGCTTACCGTGGTATACGCCGTGAGCACCGTGCAGGAGCAGAACAGCAAAGACATTGTGCGTCCCAACCATGCCAACCGCAATGGGCGCGGTGGCTACACCATTCAGCCCACCCCCGGCTTTATAAGCCGGGGCGCCTTGCCGGCTTTTGCGCGGGCCCTGGCCACGTGGCGCTGCAACACCGGCGTAAACTGGGAAGTAGGCGACTCCCGCACCGGCAAGATAGAAGCCGAAGACAACGTAAATGCCCTGGGCTTTGATGCCAGTGACAGCCAGCTGCCCGCGCGCGTGTTGGGCCGCACCACCAGCTACTACACCGGCTGCCGCCGCCCCGATGGCCAGATTGTATTTGCCGTGAAGGAGTTTGATATGGTGTTTGATGATGCGCAATCCTGGCAGTATGGCCCGGGGCTGCCCTCCGCCACCCAGTACGACTTTGAATCGGTAGTGCTGCACGAGCTGGGGCATGCCCAGCAGCTTTCCCACCTGATTTTGCCCGGCGCCGTGATGCACTACGCCTATGGGCGGCAGCAATCCAGCCGGGAGCTAAACCCCGAGAGCGACATTGCCGGGGGCCGGTTTGTGCTCACTACCCGCAGCTTCCGCAACCTGGGCTGCGGCCCCGCAGCCATGCTGCCCGCCCCGCTGGTGCGCGTAGACCCGCAAACCGTGCTGGCCGGCCAGAACCAGGTGTTCTGGACCACCACCGCCGAGTGCTTTGTAACCGAGTTCGTGATAGAGCGCAGCCTTGATACCCTCACCTGGGAGCCCATTGGCCGGGTAGCCGCTACCGATGCCGGCTCCTATAGCATCACCGATGCTACCCCGCCCGCTGGCAGGCCTTACTACCGGGTGGGCGTAGTGCGCCCCGATGGCATTATTGATTACGCCGCTCCGGCTCGGGTGCGGGACAGTGCCCTGGCGGCTAATAACCTGGAGCTCTTCCCAAACCCCGTAACCGATGAAACGCCCAATATTCAGTTCTTAATTGAGACGGAAGGCCAGCTGCTGCTGCGGGTGTATGATGCCGTGGGCCGCCTGCTGCAAACACAGGTGCTCACGCTGCAGCCCGGCCTCAATATTGTGCCCCTGCGCCTGCCCCCGCTGCGCGCGGGCTGGCACGTGCTGCGCTGGTCCGACTATAAAGGCCACGAAGGGCAGATTCCGTTTATCCGGGGAATGAACTAG
- a CDS encoding DUF3667 domain-containing protein: MSHSRVKLPACANCAYPFPEGQPNEFCPRCGQQNHEINLSFGHVLEETLEGVFHFDSKVFRTLRLLLFKPGRLTQLFNDGHRVDFVPPIRLYVFISFVFFLLLSMQHSDSGKKEKVFSDIKVTTEADKRDLATADSLLQNTVGEKPFGVTVGKPYSKDTTNIFDLKLSQRDVQWFSEHATAARTDSMIRANGKEPTWYRRLALNRLPRIQNATKEEIEYKLQKSISIAMFLLMPLFALLLKALYIRHRQYYLSHLILSIHFHCFVFLLFTANLLLGYVYNGEWGVVIMLLLPAWYLYKALRLIYQQSGRKTVAKVLLMMVSYGLVIALVLMGALVASLMMV; encoded by the coding sequence ATGTCGCATTCCCGAGTTAAGCTGCCTGCCTGCGCTAACTGCGCCTATCCGTTTCCCGAAGGACAGCCCAATGAGTTTTGCCCGCGCTGCGGCCAGCAGAATCATGAAATAAACCTCTCCTTTGGCCACGTGCTGGAAGAAACGCTGGAGGGCGTGTTTCATTTCGACTCCAAAGTCTTCCGCACGCTTCGGCTGCTGCTGTTCAAACCCGGCCGCCTCACCCAGCTGTTCAACGATGGGCACCGGGTAGATTTTGTCCCGCCCATCCGGCTGTATGTGTTTATCAGCTTTGTGTTCTTCCTGCTGCTTTCGATGCAACACAGTGATTCGGGCAAGAAGGAGAAGGTATTTTCTGATATTAAAGTAACCACAGAGGCCGATAAACGAGACCTGGCCACTGCCGATTCGCTGCTGCAGAATACAGTGGGAGAAAAGCCTTTTGGTGTCACCGTGGGCAAGCCCTACAGCAAGGACACCACCAATATCTTCGATCTGAAATTAAGCCAGCGGGACGTGCAATGGTTCTCGGAACACGCCACCGCCGCCCGCACCGATTCCATGATTCGGGCTAACGGCAAGGAACCCACCTGGTACCGCCGGCTGGCCCTGAACCGCCTGCCCCGCATTCAGAATGCCACCAAAGAGGAGATTGAGTACAAGCTGCAGAAGAGCATTTCCATAGCTATGTTTCTGCTAATGCCTCTGTTTGCCCTGCTCCTGAAGGCGCTTTACATCCGGCACCGCCAGTATTACTTAAGTCATCTGATTCTTTCCATCCACTTCCACTGCTTTGTCTTTCTACTGTTTACCGCCAACCTGCTGCTGGGTTACGTGTACAACGGCGAGTGGGGAGTAGTGATAATGCTGCTGCTGCCGGCCTGGTACCTCTACAAGGCACTCCGCCTCATCTATCAGCAGTCGGGGCGCAAAACGGTGGCCAAAGTGCTGCTGATGATGGTAAGCTATGGGTTGGTTATTGCGCTGGTGCTGATGGGTGCGCTGGTGGCCAGTCTGATGATGGTATAG
- a CDS encoding outer membrane beta-barrel protein: MKKLIMLLGGAMLLTISASAQTEKGTVMLGLSGGNFGYSHDKNSNGSNISASLSPSAGVFLMNNFLVGARVNVNYYYFSQNPYTITPVNPYHYTNEGLGYGLGPFARYYVPSASRHRFFAEAGVEFYKTRSSTRVEYNGTEEVNKMKNTHSGFHGALGYNYFFTPNIALEATIGYHHTDLSQAYSSGNLRGQLGLSIFLQKRQAAAPQP; the protein is encoded by the coding sequence ATGAAAAAGCTGATTATGCTGCTGGGCGGCGCCATGCTGCTCACCATTTCTGCTTCGGCTCAAACTGAAAAAGGCACCGTAATGCTGGGCTTGTCTGGTGGCAACTTTGGGTACTCCCATGACAAGAATAGTAATGGTTCCAACATTTCAGCGAGCCTGTCTCCCAGCGCTGGTGTTTTTCTGATGAATAATTTTTTGGTAGGGGCCAGAGTGAATGTCAATTACTATTACTTCAGTCAGAACCCCTATACTATTACTCCAGTAAACCCTTACCACTATACAAATGAAGGGTTAGGCTATGGCTTGGGCCCTTTTGCCCGCTACTATGTTCCCAGCGCTAGCCGGCACCGGTTTTTTGCTGAGGCCGGAGTAGAGTTTTACAAGACTCGTTCCAGTACCCGGGTTGAGTATAATGGCACCGAAGAAGTTAATAAGATGAAGAACACGCACTCGGGCTTCCATGGGGCTTTGGGCTATAATTACTTCTTCACCCCAAACATAGCTTTAGAGGCCACGATTGGCTATCATCACACTGATTTGAGCCAAGCCTATTCAAGCGGCAACCTACGGGGCCAGCTGGGTCTCAGTATCTTCCTGCAAAAGCGCCAAGCAGCCGCCCCGCAGCCATAA
- a CDS encoding DUF72 domain-containing protein: MDFGRLSDLRYVDFRLPPDHPGTAAVLARPAPLVAPPQVFVGCPIWTNKAWLGSYFPAGAKEADFLSHYARQFNSIELNTTHYRIPDAPTVRKWRAAVPEGFRFCPKMPQSISHERELYNADDLTLTFCRAIQELGPALGMTFLQLPPHFGPERLPRLERYLLDFPADVPLAVELRHPAWFADTALRESVFEMLEALGKTLVITDVAGRRDVLHQRLTTPVAFIRFNGHGLVPTDYQRADAWAERLAAWLAAGLQTVYFFIHQKDIMHAPVWTQYFLARLHSLTGLEVAPPRIIPQPVQGSLF; encoded by the coding sequence ATGGATTTTGGTCGCCTTTCTGATCTGCGCTACGTTGATTTTCGTCTGCCCCCGGACCACCCGGGTACCGCCGCGGTGCTGGCCCGCCCGGCCCCGCTTGTAGCCCCGCCCCAGGTGTTTGTGGGCTGCCCCATCTGGACCAATAAAGCCTGGCTGGGTTCTTACTTTCCGGCCGGCGCCAAAGAGGCAGATTTCCTGAGCCACTATGCCCGGCAGTTTAACAGCATTGAGCTGAATACCACCCACTACCGCATTCCCGACGCGCCCACCGTGCGCAAATGGCGGGCGGCCGTGCCCGAAGGCTTCCGCTTCTGCCCCAAAATGCCGCAAAGCATCAGCCACGAGCGGGAGCTGTATAACGCCGATGACCTCACCCTCACCTTTTGTCGGGCTATTCAGGAGCTGGGCCCGGCCCTGGGCATGACCTTTCTGCAACTGCCCCCGCACTTCGGCCCCGAGCGGCTGCCCCGCCTGGAGCGCTACCTGCTCGATTTCCCCGCCGACGTGCCCCTGGCCGTAGAGCTGCGCCACCCCGCCTGGTTTGCCGATACCGCCCTGCGCGAATCGGTATTTGAAATGCTGGAAGCTCTGGGGAAAACGCTGGTCATTACCGATGTGGCCGGCCGCCGCGACGTGCTGCACCAGCGCCTGACCACGCCCGTGGCCTTCATCCGCTTTAACGGCCACGGCCTGGTACCCACGGACTACCAGCGCGCCGACGCCTGGGCCGAGCGCCTGGCCGCGTGGCTGGCCGCCGGGCTGCAAACCGTCTACTTCTTCATTCATCAGAAAGACATCATGCACGCCCCCGTCTGGACGCAGTACTTCCTGGCGCGGCTTCATAGCTTAACGGGCCTGGAGGTAGCGCCGCCCCGCATTATTCCCCAACCAGTGCAAGGGAGCCTGTTTTAA
- a CDS encoding 3-oxoacyl-ACP synthase III family protein codes for MYIHHVAYYLPEQVVTNEHFSRLNGLSHEWIVERTGIRERRKAGPGENTNTMAIEATQRALAAAPAFEVEKVDLIVGATYTPHDTIVTLAHVVQHAINVPDIPVVSVSSACSSLLNALEVVEGYFAMNKATRALVVVSEHNTAYYNEDDTVAGHLWGDGAATLLVTKERLAPTDLRMVDLMTGGAATVGKATISVTLKPVERGIVMPFGKDVFIWACQYMARVTSQIMERNDLHLDDITYLIPHQANRRITNNVLQTLALPEERAVSNIEYLGNTGCAGAAIGLADTMGQLQPGNRVVLTVFGGGYSYGAMLLER; via the coding sequence GTGTATATTCACCACGTTGCCTACTATCTGCCTGAGCAGGTAGTCACGAATGAGCATTTTTCCCGCCTGAACGGCCTCTCCCACGAATGGATTGTTGAGCGAACCGGCATACGGGAGCGGCGCAAAGCCGGCCCTGGTGAGAATACCAACACCATGGCTATTGAAGCCACCCAGCGCGCCCTGGCCGCTGCCCCGGCTTTTGAAGTGGAAAAAGTAGACCTGATTGTAGGCGCCACCTACACCCCCCACGATACCATTGTAACCCTGGCCCACGTGGTGCAGCACGCCATTAACGTGCCCGATATCCCGGTGGTGAGCGTTTCCTCCGCCTGCTCTTCCCTGCTGAATGCCCTGGAAGTGGTGGAAGGCTACTTTGCCATGAACAAGGCCACCCGGGCCCTGGTAGTGGTTTCTGAGCACAACACCGCCTATTACAACGAAGACGATACCGTGGCCGGCCACCTCTGGGGCGACGGCGCCGCTACCCTGCTGGTAACCAAAGAGCGCCTGGCCCCCACCGACCTGCGCATGGTGGATTTGATGACGGGCGGTGCCGCCACCGTGGGCAAAGCTACCATCAGCGTAACACTGAAGCCCGTGGAGCGCGGCATTGTGATGCCCTTTGGCAAGGACGTGTTTATCTGGGCCTGCCAGTACATGGCCCGCGTGACCAGCCAGATAATGGAGCGCAACGACCTGCACCTGGACGACATCACTTACCTGATTCCGCACCAGGCCAACCGGCGCATTACCAACAACGTGCTCCAGACGCTGGCTTTGCCGGAGGAGCGCGCCGTATCCAACATTGAGTACCTGGGCAACACCGGCTGTGCCGGCGCTGCCATTGGCCTGGCCGATACCATGGGGCAGCTGCAGCCCGGCAACCGCGTAGTGCTGACCGTTTTTGGCGGCGGCTACTCCTACGGCGCCATGCTGCTGGAGCGCTAG
- a CDS encoding penicillin acylase family protein — MKAFTAVLLSLLLTWVLNAKQGDVPPMGKFLSPFRGFWQNAEREQDFPARQTLTLPGLQQPVQVRFDDKRVPHVFAQNDHDLYFAQGYLTARDRLWQMEFQTHVAAGRLSEIVGEKRLETDRFFRRMGLPYGAKRSLAVMMADPTTRTVLESYSAGVNAYIHSLTPATLPFEYKLLNYAPEPWQPLKCALLLKFMAWDLSGRTDDLRLSNILNKYGPGVVKDLFPDYPLREDPIVPVGAPLDFKPVPVPPTPKEFSAELSNNTPRNEPDAELGSNNFAVSGSKSATGFPLLANDPHLQLNLPSIWYQIQLSAPGVNVYGVTIPGAPTVIIGFNSDVAWGVTNVGADVLDWYQLKFKDATQREYWHDGRWKPIRRVVERIKVRGQVDRLDTVLYTHHGPIVYDHDEKPFLSQTPIRHAMRWTAHDGANEVLAFYRLNRAHSYPDYTAALSTYGSPAQNFIFADAGNDIAIWPNGRFPLKWRDQGKFILDGTNPAHDWQGWIPQPQNPHVKNPGRGFVSSANQFSAGPDYPYYLGWEFAPWDRGHRINQRLARMTSATVDSLRLLQNDNLGINAQLMLPRMLALLRGQSLSPAQQQVTQALSRWNYFYDAAAIGPTVFELWYKTLLKQLWEDDFGAQAGAEMRYPSRDRTNTLVLKEDHSPWVDDRRTPAVETLPQLARQSFQFAVDSLQRKFGPLSPQWNWANQKSTDILHLAQLPGFGRMDIVCGGGAGIVNATSERNGPSWRMVVALGPQVHAFGVFPGGQSGNPGSAHYDDLIETWRLGQLNELIFLRSATEANPRVSTAWSLTSQ; from the coding sequence ATGAAAGCCTTTACTGCCGTGCTCCTCAGCCTGCTGCTGACGTGGGTGCTCAACGCCAAGCAGGGTGATGTGCCGCCCATGGGCAAGTTCCTGAGCCCATTCCGCGGGTTCTGGCAGAACGCCGAGCGGGAGCAGGATTTCCCCGCCCGGCAAACCCTCACGCTGCCGGGCCTGCAGCAGCCCGTGCAGGTGCGCTTTGATGATAAGCGCGTGCCCCACGTGTTTGCCCAGAACGACCACGACCTGTACTTTGCTCAGGGCTACCTCACCGCCCGCGACCGGCTCTGGCAGATGGAATTCCAGACCCACGTAGCCGCCGGGCGCCTCTCGGAGATAGTAGGCGAGAAACGACTGGAAACCGACCGGTTTTTCCGGCGCATGGGCCTGCCCTACGGCGCTAAACGTTCCCTGGCCGTGATGATGGCCGACCCCACCACCCGCACCGTGCTGGAATCGTACTCGGCGGGCGTGAATGCCTACATCCATTCCCTCACGCCGGCCACACTGCCCTTTGAGTATAAGCTGCTGAATTACGCCCCGGAACCCTGGCAGCCGCTGAAATGCGCCCTGCTCCTGAAATTTATGGCCTGGGACCTGAGCGGCCGCACCGATGACCTGCGCCTCTCCAATATCCTGAACAAATACGGCCCGGGCGTGGTGAAGGACCTGTTTCCGGACTACCCCCTACGCGAAGACCCCATTGTGCCCGTGGGCGCGCCGCTGGATTTTAAACCCGTGCCGGTACCGCCCACGCCGAAAGAGTTTTCGGCTGAGTTATCCAATAACACCCCGCGCAACGAGCCGGATGCGGAGCTGGGCTCCAACAACTTTGCCGTCAGCGGCAGCAAGTCGGCCACGGGCTTTCCCCTGCTGGCCAACGACCCGCATCTGCAGTTGAACCTGCCCAGCATCTGGTACCAGATTCAGCTCTCAGCGCCGGGGGTGAATGTGTATGGCGTGACCATTCCGGGCGCGCCCACGGTTATTATCGGGTTTAACTCTGATGTGGCTTGGGGCGTGACCAACGTGGGGGCCGATGTGCTGGACTGGTATCAGCTGAAATTTAAGGATGCCACGCAGCGGGAGTACTGGCACGATGGCCGCTGGAAACCCATCCGGCGCGTGGTGGAGCGCATCAAAGTGCGCGGCCAGGTCGACCGCCTCGATACGGTGCTGTACACCCACCACGGCCCCATCGTGTACGACCACGACGAAAAGCCTTTCCTCTCGCAAACGCCCATCCGGCACGCCATGCGCTGGACGGCCCACGACGGCGCCAACGAGGTATTGGCCTTCTACCGCCTCAACCGCGCCCACTCCTACCCCGACTACACGGCTGCGCTGAGCACCTACGGTTCTCCGGCCCAGAACTTCATCTTTGCCGATGCCGGAAATGATATTGCCATCTGGCCCAACGGACGCTTCCCGCTGAAATGGCGCGACCAGGGCAAGTTTATTCTGGATGGCACCAACCCCGCCCACGACTGGCAGGGCTGGATTCCGCAGCCGCAAAACCCGCACGTGAAAAACCCGGGGCGCGGCTTCGTATCGTCGGCCAACCAGTTTTCCGCCGGCCCCGATTATCCTTATTACCTGGGCTGGGAATTTGCCCCCTGGGACCGGGGCCACCGCATCAACCAGCGCCTGGCCCGCATGACCAGCGCCACTGTGGATAGTCTGCGGCTGCTGCAGAATGATAACCTGGGCATTAATGCGCAGCTCATGCTGCCCCGCATGCTGGCGCTCCTGCGCGGCCAGTCGCTCAGCCCGGCCCAGCAACAAGTAACCCAGGCCCTCAGCCGCTGGAACTACTTCTATGATGCCGCTGCCATTGGACCTACGGTGTTTGAGCTATGGTACAAAACGCTGCTAAAGCAACTCTGGGAGGATGACTTCGGAGCCCAGGCCGGGGCAGAAATGCGCTACCCCTCCCGCGACCGGACCAATACATTAGTACTGAAAGAAGACCACAGCCCCTGGGTTGATGACCGTCGCACCCCGGCCGTAGAAACCCTCCCCCAACTGGCGCGGCAGTCCTTTCAATTTGCGGTAGATTCCCTACAGCGCAAATTCGGACCGCTGAGCCCGCAATGGAACTGGGCTAATCAGAAGAGCACCGATATTCTGCACCTGGCCCAACTGCCCGGCTTTGGCCGCATGGATATTGTGTGCGGGGGCGGGGCTGGTATTGTGAATGCTACTTCCGAGCGCAACGGGCCTTCCTGGCGCATGGTGGTGGCGCTGGGGCCGCAGGTGCACGCCTTCGGGGTGTTTCCCGGGGGCCAAAGTGGCAACCCCGGCTCGGCCCACTACGATGACCTGATTGAAACCTGGCGCCTCGGCCAGCTGAACGAGCTGATTTTCCTGCGCTCTGCTACCGAAGCTAACCCGCGGGTTTCCACCGCCTGGTCGCTTACTTCCCAATAA